One Brassica napus cultivar Da-Ae chromosome A1, Da-Ae, whole genome shotgun sequence genomic region harbors:
- the LOC106442013 gene encoding transcription initiation factor IIA subunit 2 encodes MATFELYRRSTIGMCLTETLDEMVQSGTLSPELAIQVLVQFDKSMTEALESQVKTKVSIKGHLHTYRFCDNVWTFILQDAMFKNDDRQENVSRVKIVACDSKLLTQ; translated from the exons ATGGCGACGTTTGAGCTGTACAGGAGATCGACGATCGGGATGTGTTTGACGGAGACTTTGGACGAGATGGTTCAGAGCGGTACGCTGAGTCCTGAGCTTGCTATCCAAGTCCTTGTTCAGTTTGACAAG TCTATGACTGAAGCTCTTGAGAGCCAAGTGAAGACTAAGGTGTCCATTAAG GGGCACTTGCACACTTACAGGTTCTGTGACAACGTCTGGACATTCATATTACAGGACGCAATGTTCAAGAATGACGACCGTCAAGAGAATGTGAGTCGAGTGAAGATAGTGGCATGTGACTCTAAGCTGCTCACACAGTGA